One region of Hyla sarda isolate aHylSar1 unplaced genomic scaffold, aHylSar1.hap1 scaffold_944, whole genome shotgun sequence genomic DNA includes:
- the LOC130350371 gene encoding histone H2A type 1, whose amino-acid sequence MSGRGKQGGKVRAKAKTRSSRAGLQFPVGRVHRLLRKGNYAERVGAGAPVYLAAVLEYLTAEILELAGNAARDNKKTRIIPRHLQLAVRNDEELNKLLGGVTIAQGGVLPNIQAVLLPKKTESSKAAKSK is encoded by the coding sequence ATGTCTGGACGCGGCAAACAAGGAGGGAAGGTTCGGGCCAAGGCAAAGACCCGCTCATCCCGGGCAGGACTCCAGTTCCCCGTCGGTCGTGTGCACAGGCTCCTCCGCAAAGGGAACTACGCCGAGAGGGTGGGCGCCGGTGCTCCGGTCTACCTGGCCGCTGTGCTGGAGTATTTAACCGCTGAGATCCTGGAATTGGCCGGTAATGCCGCCCGGGACAACAAGAAGACCCGCAtcatcccccgtcacctgcagctggccgtgcgcaatgacgaggagcTGAACAAGCTGCTGGGTGGGGTGACCATCGCCCAGGGAGGCGTCCTGCCCAACATCCAGGCCGTGCTGCTGCCCA